From the genome of Spinacia oleracea cultivar Varoflay chromosome 2, BTI_SOV_V1, whole genome shotgun sequence, one region includes:
- the LOC110803144 gene encoding uncharacterized protein: MGGHKQPRKQKNHRPQRGQPSSSYDPSVEGRSLPSEAELNEESEPSPAIQLAMWDFGQCDAKRCTGRKLARFNLLKELRVNAGFGGIVLSPVGTHCVSREDYPLIKQRGLAVVDCSWHRLTDVPFAKLRCTAPRLLPWLVAANPVNYGRPCELSCVEALAAALFICGEEETAQLLLGKFKWGHAFLSLNKELLKAYSDCKDSTEIISAQNAWISKQQSLQGSSALQDKEDKDGAFSDEEANSDDSDDGLPPLQRNLNHLKLEESEEESESEEGEE, translated from the coding sequence ATGGGAGGGCACAAACAACCCAGGAAGCAGAAGAACCACCGTCCCCAACGTGGTCAACCAAGCTCCAGCTATGACCCTTCTGTGGAGGGTAGGTCTCTCCCATCCGAAGCTGAGTTAAATGAAGAGAGCGAACCTAGTCCTGCAATCCAGCTTGCTATGTGGGATTTTGGACAATGTGATGCAAAAAGGTGTACAGGACGCAAACTAGctagatttaatttgttaaaagaATTGCGTGTGAATGCTGGGTTTGGGGGCATCGTTTTGAGCCCTGTTGGGACTCACTGTGTATCAAGAGAAGACTATCCTTTAATCAAGCAGAGAGGATTGGCTGTGGTGGACTGCTCATGGCACCGGTTGACTGACGTGCCGTTTGCAAAACTCCGTTGTACAGCTCCTCGGCTATTACCATGGTTGGTAGCAGCAAATCCAGTGAATTATGGCAGGCCATGTGAGCTATCTTGTGTAGAAGCGTTAGCTGCTGCATTGTTTATCTGTGGTGAAGAGGAAACAGCGCAGTTGTTGCTTGGGAAGTTCAAGTGGGGGCATGCATTCTTGTCACTCAACAAAGAGCTCCTTAAAGCTTATTCTGATTGCAAAGATAGTACTGAGATTATTTCAGCTCAGAATGCTTGGATATCCAAACAACAAAGCCTACAGGGCTCCAGTGCCCTGCAAGATAAAGAAGATAAAGATGGAGCATTTAGTGATGAAGAGGCCAATTCTGACGATTCTGATGATGGGCTTCCGCCACTACAAAGGAATTTAAATCATCTCAAGTTAGAGGAGAGTGAAGAGGAAAGTGAATCAGAGGAGGGTGAAGAGTAA
- the LOC110803143 gene encoding pentatricopeptide repeat-containing protein At3g50420 yields MNEASSFAISLLQKCSTITSLRRAQKLHALILTSSTAFTYHKPFLHNNLLSMYAKCGSLFHAHLVFDKMPQRNFISYNSIISAFARFPDSGSYAFGLFSQMRYQYFTPNGATFISLLQSASVARNRYHGLALHCLIIKFGQLFDVQVQTALICLFSNFGDLNSVNRVFENVVVKDEYSWNCIISGYVKNNRMAEGLCLFRKMLRSGAIPTEFTFSMVLNACARLSDNSFGQLAHGQVILTGVFLDLPLQNALVDMYSSCGDTQSALHVFEGIQNPDLVSWNSMMAGYSEKGEGEKAMELFVQLQHCAAQKPDEYTFAALISAIQECPASHYGEPLHAKVIVCGLDKSVFVGSPLISMYFGHGKIESAEGVFRTISKKDVILWTEMISGYSKVEDCENAIRFFYDMWKQGHKIDDFALSSALSACADLATLHQGEMLHSLAIKSGCDSEMAVCASLINSYAKNGDLQAAKLIFSEVKYPDLKCWNSMIGGFSHHGKAEEAIRLFEKILDHSLVPDQVTFISLLSACSHCGLIERGKQLWSYMKEKGVYPGLKHYACMVSLLSRAGLLEEAVEIIHESEFSKNHLVLWRSVLSSAVYNKNLSMGLHAAGKMLELNEQDNATHTLLSNLYASVGSWDGVMDVRKRIRGLKLEKDPGLSWVETVKSLEVFSSGDQSHLRIEEVKAQLQILQGNMILRQDINDI; encoded by the coding sequence ATGAACGAAGCTTCTTCTTTTGCAATCTCTCTCCTACAAAAATGCAGCACTATAACTTCACTTAGGAGAGCCCAGAAGCTTCATGCCCTCATCTTAACATCCTCTACAGCTTTCACTTACCACAAGCCATTCCTCCATAACAACCTCCTCTCCATGTATGCCAAATGTGGTTCTCTCTTTCATGCCCACCTGGTGTTTGACAAAATGCCTCAAAGAAACTTCATTTCTTATAATTCCATCATTTCGGCCTTTGCCCGGTTTCCTGATTCAGGGTCTTATGCGTTTGGATTGTTTTCCCAGATGAGGTATCAGTATTTTACACCAAATGGGGCAACTTTTATTAGTCTGTTGCAGTCGGCTTCTGTTGCTCGAAACCGGTACCATGGATTAGCTCTTCATTGCCTAATTATCAAGTTTGGTCAGTTGTTTGATGTTCAGGTTCAGACTGCTCTTATTTGTCTCTTTTCTAATTTTGGGGATCTGAATTCTGTGAATCGAGTGTTTGAAAATGTAGTAGTAAAAGATGAATATTCCTGGAATTGTATTATATCAGGGTATGTAAAAAATAATAGGATGGCAGAAGGCCTATGTCTATTCAGAAAAATGCTGAGGAGTGGAGCAATCCCAACAGAGTTTACATTTTCAATGGTACTGAATGCTTGTGCTAGATTGAGCGATAATTCTTTTGGTCAACTTGCTCATGGACAAGTTATTTTGACTGGAGTGTTCCTAGATTTGCCTTTGCAGAATGCATTGGTTGACATGTACTCTAGCTGTGGTGATACTCAATCTGCATTGCATGTATTTGAAGGAATTCAGAATCCGGATCTTGTGTCATGGAACTCGATGATGGCAGGATATTCAGAGAAAGGGGAAGGCGAGAAAGCTATGGAACTGTTTGTTCAACTGCAACATTGTGCTGCTCAAAAACCAGATGAATATACTTTTGCAGCTTTGATCTCTGCCATTCAAGAGTGTCCAGCTTCACACTATGGGGAACCCCTCCATGCAAAGGTGATTGTATGTGGATTAGATAAGAGTGTATTTGTTGGAAGTCCACTGATTTCCATGTATTTTGGACATGGAAAAATCGAATCTGCTGAAGGAGTTTTCAGAACAATCTCAAAAAAAGATGTGATTCTGTGGACTGAAATGATATCTGGCTACTCTAAAGTAGAAGATTGTGAGAATGCAATCAGATTCTTTTATGATATGTGGAAACAAGGTCATAAAATTGATGACTTtgctctaagtagtgctttgaGTGCATGTGCTGATCTTGCGACTTTGCATCAAGGTGAAATGCTTCATTCTCTGGCTATAAAATCTGGGTGTGATTCTGAGATGGCAGTATGTGCAAGTCTAATTAATTCATATGCCAAGAATGGTGACCTTCAAGCTGCCAAATTGATATTTTCTGAGGTCAAATACCCTGACTTGAAGTGTTGGAACTCGATGATTGGTGGCTTCAGTCACCATGGAAAGGCTGAGGAAGCAATAAGACTGTTTGAGAAGATTCTAGATCATTCTTTGGTACCAGATCAAGTAACATTTATTTCACTACTTTCTGCTTGCAGCCACTGTGGTTTAATTGAGAGGGGCAAACAATTGTGGAGTTACATGAAGGAAAAGGGAGTTTACCCGGGGCTTAAGCACTATGCGTGCATGGTAAGTTTGCTCAGTCGAGCAGGGCTGCTAGAAGAGGCGGTGGAAATCATTCATGAGTCAGAATTTAGTAAGAACCATCTTGTATTATGGAGAAGTGTGCTGAGTTCAGCTGTTTATAACAAAAATTTGTCCATGGGACTTCATGCTGCGGGGAAAATGTTAGAGCTTAATGAACAAGATAATGCAACTCATACATTGCTTTCAAATCTATATGCTTCTGTTGGGAGTTGGGATGGTGTCATGGATGTAAGGAAAAGGATAAGAGGACTCAAGTTGGAAAAGGATCCAGGACTAAGCTGGGTTGAAACAGTGAAAAGCTTGGAAGTATTCTCATCTGGTGATCAATCACACCTGAGGATTGAAGAAGTAAAAGCTCAGCTGCAGATACTACAAGGAAATATGATTTTACGGCAAGATATTAATGACATATAA
- the LOC110803117 gene encoding uncharacterized protein, whose protein sequence is MLGRLPATITSSALKYFTSLRLLPPRQFSLLTMYRGIGSSSSSFSPLVRPSPSLDRGKEHGDMGGNRCGSRGRGRNAALGTSDKIDTLGRLLVRILRHNATELNLDMRSDGYVKLRNLLKLNMKTRSNFPLSSHSVDEIREAVRIDNKQRLSLLEEDEELWIRANQGHSVKSVETESLLKPILSADEIPVCVHGTYKRLLESILASGLKRMSRVHIHFACGLPSDGEVKSGMRRDVNLIIFLNTKKAMEDGMKLYKSENGVILTEGFDGVVPVKYFQKIESWPKRNPVPFSRVRTESNTLGQNVDSGLCDSLQNLKL, encoded by the exons ATGTTGGGAAGATTACCGGCAACAATTACATCATCGGCTCTCAAGTACTTTACTAGTCTTCGTCTTCTCCCTCCTCGCCAATTCTCTCTCCTTACAATGTATAGAGGCATAGGAAGCAGCAGCTCTTCATTCTCGCCTCTCGTTCGACCTTCTCCTAG TTTAGATAGAGGAAAAGAGCATGGAGATATGGGAGGCAATCGTTGTGGATCAAGAGGGCGTGGTCGTAATGCTGCTCTTGGTACTTCAGATAAAATTGATACTCTTGGTAGATTATT GGTACGTATATTGAGACACAATGCAACAGAGCTGAATTTGGATATGCGTAGTGATGGATATGTCAAGCTTCGAAATTTATTGAAGCTGAACATGAAAACAAGGTCAAACTTTCCACTAAGCTCACATTCTGTAGATGAAATCAGAGAA GCTGTAAGGATAGACAATAAGCAAAGGCTTAGCCTTTTGGAAGAGGATGAAGAACTTTGGATACGTGCAAACCAAGGCCATAGTGTAAAG TCTGTAGAGACCGAGAGTTTACTGAAGCCAATCCTTTCTGCTGATGAAATCCCTG TTTGTGTTCATGGCACATATAAGAGGCTTCTTGAATCTATTCTTGCATCTGGTCTGAAGCGAATGAGCAGGGTGCACATTCACTTTGCATGTGGCTTACCATCAGATGGAGAAGTAAAAAGTG GTATGAGGCGTGATGTTAACTTGATTATCTTCCTAAACACCAAGAAAGCTATGGAAG ATGGGATGAAGCTATACAAATCTGAAAATGGGGTAATACTGACAGAAGGGTTTGATGGTGTTGTCCCAGTTAAATATTTTCAGAAAATAGAGTCATGGCCTAAAAGAAACCCAGTACCATTCAGTAGAGTTCGTACAGAAAGTAATACTCTGGGTCAAAATGTTGACTCTGGACTTTGCGACTCATTACAGAATCTGAAACTCTGA